The Candidatus Campbellbacteria bacterium region ATTTATTATCGCTCGCTCGTTCCACTCGCTCGCTTGACGCAACTCATAAATTCGTTGCGGTCGGACTTACATCCCAACAATCTATTACATTCGCAGGCTCGTTGCGGTCAGACCCAGACTTTTAAAATAATGGTATAATTATAAAAATGAATGTAAAAATACTCGTAGTCATATTAATTGTAGTCGCTGTCGCAGCAGGTGTTTTTATTGTCTCCCAACCTTCACTCAAACAAACCCCACAAAATCCAATTGTAGACATATCACCTACGCCTGAACCAACCCCCACCCCAACCCCCACCCCAACCCCTGACACCACACCTGAACCAACCCCTGACACCAACCCTGACTCACCAGCTTCGCCAAATGACAAATCAGACGAAAGTAAAACAACAACAAAAGACCCAAAAGATGGGGCAAAAATTTTAATAGACAACTTAGTAGACGCTAACAATCAATTTGCACTTGATATATACTCCGAGCTCATCAAACAAGAGAAGGGAAATATATTTTTCTCACCATACAGCATCTTTGTTGCACTGGCAATGGTTTATGAAGGCACCAAAGGAAAAACTGCAGAAGAGATACAAAAGACTTTCCATTTCCCAAAAGAAGACAAAACAAGAAGAAATTCCTTTGCCACAACTCACAAACGATTGAATGCAAAAAATGCTAAATACAAACTAAGTATCGCCAACGCCCTATGGGTTCAAAAGGATTACAAGTTATTAAAAACCTATCTTGATACCGTCAAAAAATATTATGATGGAAATGCAACCAACCTTGACTTTGTTGGGGCTACAGAAGAATCAAGAAAAACAATAAATTCATGGGTTGAAAAACAGACAAACGACAAAATCAAAAATCTCTTTCCAGAAGGAAGCCTTGACCAACTTACTCGCCTTGTTTTGACTAATGCAATTTATTTCAAAGGCAGCTGGGACGAACAATTTGATAAGAGTTTGACAAGAGAAGAGGATTTTTATGTTAATGCTGATAATGTCGTTCAAGTAAAAATGATGAGAAAAGAAGAAGAAGAACTGTTTAAATATACAGAGACAGACAACGCACAAATCATAGAACTACCCTACAAAGGAAAAGATCTGTCAATGTTAATCTTTTTACCAAAAGAAAAAGACGGAATAACATCTTTGGAAAATTCATTATCTATCCAAAATATTAATGAGTGGAGGAAGAATCTGCAGACACAAGAGGTATATGTGTATATACCCAAGTTTACTTTTAACGCGCGATACTCACTTAACAACACTTTATCAAAATTAGGTATGCCAACCGCATTTACCCCTGGAGCAGCCGATTTGTCAGGCATTGATGGTTCAAAAAACCTTTATATCGGAAGCGTTGTTCACCAGGCATTTGTTGATGTAAATGAAGAAGGGACAGAAGCTGCCGCTGCTACTGGGGTGAGTGTGAGTCTTAGCGGAGCATCCCCACCGCCACCCATCTTTCGTGCCGACCACCCCTTCATTTTTGTAATTCAAGAGAATAAAGAACAAAACATTTTGTTTCTTGGCAAGGTGGTGAATCCTGCAAGTTAAGTTTCATTACACACTCACAAAATAAATCCCGACGGACGAACGGAATAGGTTGCTGAGGTATAAGTCCGACCGCAACGAATTTATGAGTTGCGTCAGCGAGTGGCGAAGCCACGAGCGATAATAATAAAATGGGATATAAAATGGAAAGAGCCAGGGACCAGCATTGTGTGCTGGTGTTCCTGGCTCTTGGACGGGGTTCCCATAAGGCGAAAGATAATCTCTCAATCTATCACCTCGGCGGTGGGGGAACAAGTAGTTCGCGTCGGCGAACTAGTAAATATTACAAGGGGTGTTGTTGCAGCAACTCGGCTGCCCGACGTTGATTACAATCATATCGCATTCCCTCCTTTTTGGGTTTCTCATATCAAAGGTGCAACGGCAATACAATACTTGGATTGCCTCTACTTACATCCTATCATACCCCCTTGCTGATGTCAACCCCCACCCCGACCCACCCAAAAACAAACCCCCAAGGCACACATGTGCCTTGGGGGGTGGGAGTTCTTGCGAGAAGACTGTTGGTTCAGCCGCCGATTGTGTCATACATAGAAGTCGGTGGCTCATAGTCCCACGTATCCTGCTCAGCCATATCACCTGCAATCTTCTCTGCTTTGTTCCACGCTTCCTCCTCAGAATCGTAGGGCGATGACAGGTAAAATTTTTTCCCTGTCCCAACAAACCCGACTACCTGCCAAACGGAAGAAGGATGAGCCTTCACTTCTTCTACAGAAAACTCACATATGTTGTGTGCAAGCAGGGATTCCAGAGATTCACTACTGCATCTCTCAAAGACGTCTACAAAGTAGCATCGTAGCGACCCCACCAATTCTTTTCGTTTTGCATCTGCATCAGAAAAATTTTCGCAAGACTTTGACAGGTAGTGTCTACGAGCGCGGGTTTCTCCTTTGGGAGTACCTAAAAAATCCACGATATCCCCAATTACTCGCCACACACAGCCATCGTATTCTGTGTAGATCCTTGAAAGTTTGTATGGGTTGAGAATATGGGTGGGTTTACCAGCATAATCTCGTTCCCCATATGATTTTAAACATATCATCTCTTCACCTCCTGTTCCTTTTTCTACACGGCAAATCCGTGCAGTCCAACCACATATTAAACTATTAAAAATAGTTTGTCAAACATCAAAATCAATCGCAGACCCAATTCTGCCAATCAATTATTTAACTTGCACCAACGCAGCATTTACTGACTTGTGTTTACTGACTATGTATAAATACAGAGGAAGTAGTATTACGATAAAAATCAATCCCAAGTATATAAATCCGTATTGATACGACAATCGTTCAATTGTGAAACCGATACCAAAACTTGCTATCGCAGCGATAATTTGAATGATTTGTGCTTGGATTGATAACAGCGTAGATTTGAATTTACTTGTTTTTATAATATCAATCAAGTAGCTATTATCAACCCTATTCAACCCCCACCGAACTGCATCTATAACAATAAATGTTGCGACTGCAACTTGCCACGATGAAATAAAGCCCAAAGTTAGAATGAGAAGCGTATAAAAAATCAGCTGAAATCTGTAAAACCCAAAAAGCGACACCCTTTCTCTGATCTTTCCGCTATAAGCAGTCAATAATGAAGCAAACATTCTTCCCAAACCAAAAAGTACACCATACCAAATAACAGGCACTTCCAAAAATACTTGGTATGGAGCACGAAAGCCCTCAATACCAAACACAACCCCAGCAATAATTCCAGAAAACAAGGCGAAAACAAAAAAGTTTAAACGACAACCTTCTTTAACAACTTGCTTGAACTTCGTAACTTGAATTTCTTTTATCTTCTCTTGTGGAACAGACGGAGACACCAAAAGCGCAGCAGCGATTATGCCGATAACATTAAACACAAGTGCTACGACAAAAGGCGCTTTGAAACTGATGCTCACAAGAAAGGGCGTGAGTACTATGAATATGATAGGAACCATCAAACCAATTGAGCTTATCTTTCCCATAATTTTTGCATATTCATTTTCTCTTTTGAGAGCTTGCAGTGTCTCATACATAAAAGCATTACCAGTTCCACCAAAAAAGGCATATCCAATACTCATAAACACACCTCCAAGAATGAGAAAACCAATACTGTTCGCAAAAAGGAAAAAGAGTGTAGATGCGAGCATAAACAACCGCGACAACACGAGCGCTGTCTTGTGTCCGATTTTGTCAGACAGATACCCACTTGGAATCTCAAAAATGACTTGCGAAAAACTTCCAATAAGCAAGATGATACCAATACCCTCTGGCGTAACACCGGGGATTGTTAAATAGTAAGCACCAAGAATCGCAAGAAAAACCCTCTTGTTTGTGATTAAGAAAAGAGTGTATTTCCAAATATTTGATTGGAGATTTTTTTCTATCATTCTCTGAATTGTCGCAAGTGTGGAGTTGCGGTGCGAGTAGGGAGAATCGAACTCCCGTTATATCCTTGGCAAGGATACGTTCTACCACTAAACTATACTCGCAAGTGAGGTTAAATATTAAAAAACAAGTTTTTTAATATTTACACCGAGCGCCGCGAATATATCCCCAAGATATACTCGCAAGTGAGGCGAAGTCATCACCTCTTTTCTATAATATCAAAAACACAAAATAAATAAAACACCCAAAAACAAACCCCCAAGGCGCACCTGCGCCTTGGGGGATGTCGTCTCTGACCCACAAGTCCCCTTGGTTTGTTTAACCGTTAAGAAGGAACAAATACATCCATGTGGGTCTTAAATATGCCCTGACCACAGCTTGCCTCCTGTACCACACCGCTTTCTCCCTCCCTGGGCTTTCTTTCACCAATGGAGCGAACAGTGAGTGACCTTGGGTCTGCCCCTGTCGCAGACAAAATAACCTGGTAAAGCCCGCTAAGGCTGTGGTTCTTTGTCTCTCTGTATGCCTTAACGACCCTATACTCATCACCCTCTGCTTGATCTGGTATAATCTCACAGTTTTCGGGTTCAATGGGCTTGGAATCGTTTCTTGCACCGGGAGCAATCATCTCCCCCAATGACATTCTGGCATCATGAAGGGCTGAGCAACCAGACAACAAGACGACGAAAAGAAAAAGAGCAAAAGTATGCAAAGTGCGCATAATACACCCCACTGTTTTCTTTACCGCACAGCCAATCTGCACAGCTAATATTAAAAGTTAGCATATAGTATAAAATTTGTCAAACACATTCTTTAGGCAACAAAAAAACCACGCCTACGCGTGGTTTCAAAATAAAAATATAGAGGTGGAGAAGAAAGGTCGCAGAGCATGTGCTCCGTACCCAAGGAGGAGGCACGACCCACCTCTCCACAATAGAGAGAAAACTCGTAGAATACCAACACGACTTCTCCCCCATTCAAAGGAATAACCCTTCAAACATTAAAATTGTATAGTACACAAAAATATCCGTCAACAACAAAAAAACCACGCCTATGCGTGGTTTCAAAATAAATGGTGGAGGGAGAGGAGCTATGTCACCGCATGGCGAACCATGCGTAATGCCGTACACAACCCATCCCCTCCACGCACCGCTAACGAAACGACATGGATAACTCCTGCAGAAGGAGGACCACATTGCTTCATTTATTATGATATACCCTGCTAAAATATCTGTCAATATCCAGATTCTCTCAAGGTCAGATTTATAATCAATCACTCTATCCCCCACTTTTAGTATTAAAAAAAGGGATTGCAATTATCAGCACCATGCCTTCATTGGTAGATGAGGTCTAAAACCAACAACCGCAATCCCTTGGCTTTAGTGTAGGACTCCCGATTGCAATAAAAGATTGTACCTACGAGCCAATAATAACATTACACCAATTATCTCTTTTTGTCCACTTCTCTATTTACTACTTATTCTCCTATCTAAATTAGTTTTGTATAAAAATTTAGAGGGCCCTGGAGACTGACGGGATTTCTCCCATCAAATCTCCAAGACCCAAGGGGGTTATGCAAACCGTTGATCGCGTGGCCACGCTACTCCAGCTTCCCCTGGAGCTTTAGGGCAGCTAGCCATTTGACTAACTGTGGTTTCAAACCAACGGTCTGCGAGGTCGGTCAGTACTAACCGAACCCTAATATATATGGTATACCAAGTCGCAAGATTTGTCAACCCCCAGGGCTCGCGAAATCCAACTCATAAATTCGTTGCGGTCAGACTCACATCCCACAACCTATTCCGCTCCCCTGCTCACCCATCTCTTCCGCCCCATAAAATATAGGGCTATATGTCCGTGTACATACGTATGTACACGAACCTCCCCAAAATGCCTTATTTTGTGTAAAAAATGTTTCACGTGAAACATGTATGTACACATACACCCCCCAAAAGTGTGGAAAAGATGTTTCACGTGAAACATGTATGTGTACATACCCCCTAAATTTCCTTATTTTTTGGTGATGGGATGTTTCACGTGAAACATGTCTGTGTACATACCTCTCAAAAGCTGTGGAAAAGATGTTTCACGTGAAACATGTCTGTGTACATACCTCTCAAAAACTGTGGAAAAGATGTTTCACGTGAAACATTGACTGTTGATAAATGGTGTGTTGTTAGTGCAAAATATATGTGATATGGTTAATAATATGTTTATAACAAGCAAAGAAATCGGGATTATAGGTGAAAATATCGCCTGTAGATATCTCACCAAAAAGAAGTATAAAATAATAGAGAGGAACTATAGAAAAAAATGCGGAGAGATAGACATAATCGCAGAGAAGGATGACATCATATATTTTTTTGAGGTGAAAACTAATGAATTATCAAATAACTATATCAGACCAGAGGAAAGAATCACCCCCAAAAAACTCAGAAAAATAAAAATGACCGCTGAACTTTATCAGCTTGAAAAAAAGATAGAAAAAGATGTGGGCGTAAGATCAATCTCTGTTCTGATAGATGTGGAAGGGAAGGAGGCAAAAGTGTATATGCTAAAAAATATTTTATGAGTTATAGTATAAAAGGGTAGGGAGCAAATCGGGGAATGGTGTAACGGCTAACATTCTCGCTTTGGGAGCGAGCGACTCCGGGTTCGAATCCCGGTTCCCCGACATTAAATTATTACTTAATAGGGAAGAAGGCAGGAACTTTTTATTATCAATGTAAACGAACGAGCCCGTTAGGGCTATGGGTTCGGCGCTTTTTTCTTAACGAGCGAAGCGAGTTTAGAAAACAGTTTCACTTGCGAAGCAAGTGAAAAATCCCGGTTCCCCGACATTAAATTATTACTTAATAGGGAAGAAGGCAGGAACTTTTTATTCTTGCTTTATATAATAAATACATATATACTAAATTTGTTATGTCAAATGAACACTCAAAAAAAGTCCCACCTTTTGCTGACTTTTTTAATCCAATAATAAAAGCACTTAAAGAATTAGGAGGTAGTGCTTTAAGAAATGAAATTGAAAATAAGGTTATTGAAATAATGGGTATTACTGAAAAGCAGGTTAGTTATACATACAATAATAATGATAAATCTATAGTGCTTGATAGAATAGGCTGGGCACTATTTTATTTAAAGAAAGGCAAAATACTGAAGAGTGGCGGTCGTTCAATTTGGGAATTAGTCAAAAAAGACCAAAAAGAGATAGATGATGTAAAAGAGTTTATCAAACAGATTAATAAAGAGAGTAGAGAAAAAAAGAAATATCTTGAAGAAGAAAGTATTGAAATAACTCCACAAACAATTGAAGAAGAAAACTTTGATGAAATTCTCTTGAAAAAATTAAAAGAACTCACCCCTCTGGCCTTTGAAAAATTTTGTAAAAAATTACTTGAAAGAACTGGAGTCACAAATGTTGAAGAAACATCCTATTCAAATGATCGTGGTATAGATGGGACTGGTGTATTAAAAATACAAGGTTTGGTCAGTTTGCGTATAGCATATCAGTCAAAAAGATATAACGAAGTCACTGTTGCTTCTAAAACAATTAGAGATTTCCGTGGGTCTCTTCCTTCTAATGTTGATAAAGGTATAGTTATTACCACTGGAAAATTTACTTCGGCAGCAAGGAAAGAAGCAATTAGCTCAGAAAAATCAAAAATTATTGATTTAATTGATGGCGAGGAATTGGTAAATATGATGAAAGAATTTAAAATGGGAGTTGAAACTGAAGACATCAAATCCATAATAAATATTGATGATGAATACTTCAAGCAATTTGAAGAGGGCAAAAAATAAACAGGGAAGCATCCTTTATTCCCAAAACCTAATCAAAAGTATACTCAAGATACTCGTAAATATCTCTTTGATTCATATCGTAAAAAGTAATTCCGCTTCTATTTAATTCTTTTGCGAGTCGGACGCCAACAAAACGCCAGTGCCACGGCTCATATTGGTAATACGGATTGTCTTTTGGATAGGAGAGTGTAAAGCCATATTTATGAGCGTTTTTTGTAAGCCATCTGTATTGCTCTGTGTCTGCAAAAGCAATAGTAAGTAGCGGACCAGTTTTGCCGACAACATCAACCGTTGTTCCAAGCTGATGCTCTGACAAGCCAGGGTCTGCGACCGCCGGACTACCCGTTGCAGTTTTTATCCTCTTTTGATGGTCAAAAGATCTATATGCAGAGATAACAACTATATCAACACCATCATCCTCTGCATCATCAAGCATGTCTCTCAGATAATCAAGAACTTCAGATCTTATCCTTGCTTTTGTCACACTTCCGTGTAGATATTTTTTAGGAATGCTCACCAATGTGGCTGGGATGTAGTGCTCGTTCAAAAAGTATTCTCTGGAGTATTTATCCAAAATTTCCTTATCTGTGCTTTGTATTTTCGCAACTGACTCAACCTTTTTGGTGAATTTATTAACTGCTCTTTGTTGTTTATCAAAATCATCCTCAACCTCCTCAATTCCTTCGCTCAGCTTCTTTATATTGCTCTCGGTGAATCTTACACTGCTTGATATAACCTTTTCATTCTCCTCAACGCTTTCTTGGATTTCTGCGAGTGTCTGCTGTATCTCTCCAACCTTCTGATTTTGTTTTGTTATGAAATATCCTCCAAATACATACCCACCAGCGATGAGTATTACCAAAAAGCCATAACTGAAAAAATAACCTTGCTTCTTCATAATTTCATATATATGGTATCACATAAATGTGTATTTCTCACATTTGTGCTATATTTTAATATATCTGCGGGTGTAGTTTAGTGGTAGAATATCTGCCTTCCAAGCAGAGGACGGGAGTTCGATTCTCCCCACCCGCACAGAGATAAAAGAGGGGAGTGGAGTGGCTGTTAAATTCTGATGTCCTTCACTTTTCAAACAAACCCACCAGCGTTTATTTTTGGTTTAGAAATGAAATAATGTGCTAAAATATAGTAATGGAAAAACCTAAATTTAGAGGAGCAGATAGGAGGGGAACATCTATTTTAGAATCATCCCGAGAAAAAGAAATTTTGAAAAACTTTTCTCCAGAGGAAGCTAAGATTATAAAAGATAGAAAAAGTGTATTGTCAGCCTTGGGGTATTTCATAGGAAAAAATTTCTCTATGCCGATTGTTTTAGGATTGCCAAGTGAATCAAATCCGAGTGGTTGGCATTGGGGTAAGGCGAATGGAGAAAGTTATATACAAATAAACGCGAAAGATTTACTGGAGAAACCCATGGATTATTTGCGTTATCTTATTTCTCACGAAGGTGGGCATGAGCGAGTTTCCAGAGTAGGATTTATACCTCCTGAAGAATGGAAACAGCCTGGTTTTGCTCTTATGATGAACTCCATTGAAGATCCCAGAATGAACAACTTTGTCGCAGAGGCATATCCTCCAATTCGAGGATTGATGCATAAAGTTTATAAAGAAGAGTTTGGATCTGAAAAGAAGGGTGAGGAGCTTGCAAAGCAAACTTTAGGTTTTCAACCACTACATGCCCAAGCTTCTAGTGAATATATAAAACAATGGATGAGGCAAGAAAAAGGGCGGGACTTTAAGATAGACGGGGGTTTGCCAAAAGAAGTGAAAGATGTTGTCAGAAAAACTCTATCATCAGCTGCTCGTTCATGGAGGCTTTTTCCAACCAAAGATATGGCTGATGGAAAAGAATATGATGAGCTGGGATCAACGGGCGAAGAGTCCATCGTCCAACACGCCCGTGCATCCTATGAAGTAAATAAAAATGAAATTTGGCCAGAATTCAGAAAATTAATTGCTCAAGATATTGAAGATCAAAAAATACAGGAAACCATACAAGATATGAAAAATCAAAAAGGGCATGGGCAAGAACAAGCAGAAGAGCAAGAACAACAGCAAGGACAGGGAGGTGGACAAGGACAACAGCAGGAGCAAGAACAACAGCAAGGACAGGGAGGTGGACAAGGACAACAGCAGGAGCAAGAACAACAGCAAGGACAGGGAGGTGGACAAGGACAACAGCAGGAGCAAGAACAACAGCAAGGACAGGGAGGAGAAGGACAACAGCAGGAGCAGGGTGGTGCGTGCGCTGGGGGGCAATCACCAAGTATTCC contains the following coding sequences:
- a CDS encoding serpin family protein; amino-acid sequence: MNVKILVVILIVVAVAAGVFIVSQPSLKQTPQNPIVDISPTPEPTPTPTPTPTPDTTPEPTPDTNPDSPASPNDKSDESKTTTKDPKDGAKILIDNLVDANNQFALDIYSELIKQEKGNIFFSPYSIFVALAMVYEGTKGKTAEEIQKTFHFPKEDKTRRNSFATTHKRLNAKNAKYKLSIANALWVQKDYKLLKTYLDTVKKYYDGNATNLDFVGATEESRKTINSWVEKQTNDKIKNLFPEGSLDQLTRLVLTNAIYFKGSWDEQFDKSLTREEDFYVNADNVVQVKMMRKEEEELFKYTETDNAQIIELPYKGKDLSMLIFLPKEKDGITSLENSLSIQNINEWRKNLQTQEVYVYIPKFTFNARYSLNNTLSKLGMPTAFTPGAADLSGIDGSKNLYIGSVVHQAFVDVNEEGTEAAAATGVSVSLSGASPPPPIFRADHPFIFVIQENKEQNILFLGKVVNPAS
- a CDS encoding M15 family metallopeptidase — protein: MKKQGYFFSYGFLVILIAGGYVFGGYFITKQNQKVGEIQQTLAEIQESVEENEKVISSSVRFTESNIKKLSEGIEEVEDDFDKQQRAVNKFTKKVESVAKIQSTDKEILDKYSREYFLNEHYIPATLVSIPKKYLHGSVTKARIRSEVLDYLRDMLDDAEDDGVDIVVISAYRSFDHQKRIKTATGSPAVADPGLSEHQLGTTVDVVGKTGPLLTIAFADTEQYRWLTKNAHKYGFTLSYPKDNPYYQYEPWHWRFVGVRLAKELNRSGITFYDMNQRDIYEYLEYTFD
- a CDS encoding MFS transporter encodes the protein MIEKNLQSNIWKYTLFLITNKRVFLAILGAYYLTIPGVTPEGIGIILLIGSFSQVIFEIPSGYLSDKIGHKTALVLSRLFMLASTLFFLFANSIGFLILGGVFMSIGYAFFGGTGNAFMYETLQALKRENEYAKIMGKISSIGLMVPIIFIVLTPFLVSISFKAPFVVALVFNVIGIIAAALLVSPSVPQEKIKEIQVTKFKQVVKEGCRLNFFVFALFSGIIAGVVFGIEGFRAPYQVFLEVPVIWYGVLFGLGRMFASLLTAYSGKIRERVSLFGFYRFQLIFYTLLILTLGFISSWQVAVATFIVIDAVRWGLNRVDNSYLIDIIKTSKFKSTLLSIQAQIIQIIAAIASFGIGFTIERLSYQYGFIYLGLIFIVILLPLYLYIVSKHKSVNAALVQVK
- a CDS encoding restriction endonuclease, with translation MSNEHSKKVPPFADFFNPIIKALKELGGSALRNEIENKVIEIMGITEKQVSYTYNNNDKSIVLDRIGWALFYLKKGKILKSGGRSIWELVKKDQKEIDDVKEFIKQINKESREKKKYLEEESIEITPQTIEEENFDEILLKKLKELTPLAFEKFCKKLLERTGVTNVEETSYSNDRGIDGTGVLKIQGLVSLRIAYQSKRYNEVTVASKTIRDFRGSLPSNVDKGIVITTGKFTSAARKEAISSEKSKIIDLIDGEELVNMMKEFKMGVETEDIKSIINIDDEYFKQFEEGKK
- a CDS encoding YraN family protein — its product is MVNNMFITSKEIGIIGENIACRYLTKKKYKIIERNYRKKCGEIDIIAEKDDIIYFFEVKTNELSNNYIRPEERITPKKLRKIKMTAELYQLEKKIEKDVGVRSISVLIDVEGKEAKVYMLKNIL